A portion of the Pseudorasbora parva isolate DD20220531a chromosome 1, ASM2467924v1, whole genome shotgun sequence genome contains these proteins:
- the ppp2r5b gene encoding serine/threonine-protein phosphatase 2A 56 kDa regulatory subunit beta isoform isoform X2, whose product METPTKLPPSSPSSPTTGFSVPSAEKVDGFPRRSMRRARQRRSHSSSQFRYQSSQVELTPLPLLKDAPVAELHDLFCKKLQQCCVLFDFLDCVADLKGKEIKRAALNELVESVATSRGVLIEPLYPEAIKMISVNIFRTLPPSENPEFDPEEDEPALEASWPHLQLVYEFFLRFLESPDFQPSLAKRYVDQKFVLQLLELFDSEDPREREYLKTILHRVYGKLLGLRAYIRKQINNIFLRFIYESERFNGVAELLEILGSIINGFALPLKSEHKQFLVRVLIPLHTAKSLSIFHAQLAYCVVQFMEKDATVTEHIIRGLLRYWPKTCTQKEVMFLGEIEEILDVIEPSQFIRVQEPLFKQIAACISSPHFQVAERALYFWNNEYILSLIEENCQVILPLVFGTLYRVSKEHWNQTIISLIYNVLKTFMEMNSKLFDDLTASYKVEKQNTNETRIVY is encoded by the exons ATGGAGACCCCCACGAAGCTACCTCCGTCGAGCCCATCGTCGCCGACCACGGGCTTCTCTGTACCGAGCGCGGAAAAGGTAGACGGCTTCCCCCGCCGCTCGATGCGCCGTGCCCGGCAGCGACGGTCCCACAGCTCCTCACAGTTCCGCTATCAGAGCTCCCAGGTGGAGCTCACGCCGCTGCCCTTACTTAAAG ATGCTCCAGTGGCAGAACTTCATGACTTGTTCTGTAAGAAGCTGCAGCAGTGTTGTGTGCTTTTTGACTTTCTGGACTGTGTCGCCGACCTGAAGGGGAAAGAGATCAAACGCGCTGCGCTGAACGAGCTTGTGGAGAGCGTGGCCACCAGTCGCGGAGTCCTCATCGAACCCCTTTACCCAGAGGCCATTAAGATG ATCTCAGTGAACATTTTTAGAACTCTCCCACCCAGTGAGAACCCTGAGTTTGACCCAGAGGAGGATGAACCAGCTCTGGAAGCCTCCTGGCCACACTTACAG TTGGTGTATGAATTCTTTTTACGCTTTCTTGAGAGTCCAGATTTCCAGCCTTCTCTTGCCAAGCGCTACGTGGACCAGAAGTTTGTTCTTCAG CTGTTGGAGTTATTTGACAGTGAGGACcccagagagagagaatatcTGAAGACTATCCTTCACCGTGTCTATGGCAAACTCCTGGGCTTGAGGGCCTACATCCGCAAACAGATCAACAACATCTTCCTCAG GTTCATCTATGAATCTGAGCGTTTCAATGGAGTTGCTGAACTTCTGGAAATTTTGGGAAG TATCATAAATGGCTTTGCTCTGCCTCTCAAATCAGAGCACAAGCAGTTCCTGGTGAGGGTCCTGATCCCCCTGCACACTGCCAAGTCTCTCTCCATTTTTCATGCGCAG CTGGCATACTGTGTGGTGCAATTCATGGAGAAGGATGCCACAGTTACAGAACAC ATCATCAGGGGGTTGCTGAGATACTGGCCAAAAACTTGCACGCAGAAAGAG GTGATGTTCCTGGGGGAGATCGAGGAGATTCTGGATGTGATTGAACCATCTCAGTTTATCCGTGTGCAGGAGCCACTATTCAAACAGATTGCTGCCTGCATCTCCAGCCCTCATTTCCAG GTTGCAGAGCGGGCTCTGTATTTCTGGAATAATGAGTACATTCTGAGTCTAATAGAGGAGAACTGCCAGGTCATCCTGCCTCTGGTCTTTGGCACACTGTACAGAGTTTCCAAAGAGCACTGGAACCA GACGATCATCTCTCTTATCTACAATGTGCTGAAGACATTCATGGAGATGAACAGCAAGCTCTTTGATGATCTCACTGCCTCCTACAAAGTGGAGAAACAGAA